CTTTTTGGAAAGAGCGGCCTCAGAGTGTCTGAGCTTTGTCTGGGAACTATGACTTTCGGTGGAGACTGGGGATACGGAGCTGATAAAGATGAATGTCAGAAGATGTTTGACATCTTTACAAAAGCGGGAGGAAATTTTATAGATACAGCAAATCGCTATACAGAAGGAACCAGTGAGAAGTTTGTGGGGGACTTTATAGCCACTGAACGTTCTACATTTGTTGTTGCTACAAAGTATTCACTTTATAACAGAATGCATGATGTAAACGCCTCTGGTAACCATAGAAAGAATCTTGTTCAGTCTTTGGAAGGAAGTCTTAAGAGGCTTAAAACAGATTATGTTGATGTTCTGTATCTTCATGCGTGGGATTTCACAACACCTGTAGAAGAGGTATTAAGAGCATTGGATGATCTGGTAAGGGCTGGCAAGGTATTTTATATTGCCATAAGTGATACCCCTGCTTGGATTATATCTATGTCCAATGCTATTGCAGAGTTAAGAGGCTGGTCTTCATTTGCAGGAATGCAGGTAGAATATAGTCTGCTTCAACGTACACCTGAGCGTGAGTTTTTACCAATGGCAAAGCATCTGGATATAGCAGTGACTGCATGGGCGCCAATAGCAGGAGGTGCATTGACAGGAAAATACCTTGGTGGTGGAGGAGATGGCAACAGACTTAAAGCTGACAGTGTAAGATTAAATGCCAGAAATCAGGAAATCGTATCATCTGTAAGAGAAATAGCAGAAGAAGCAGGTTGCTCTTGTGCTCAGGTGGCACTAAACTGGCTGAGACAGAAGAATCAAATTGTGATACCGGTGATAGGCGCAAGAAAAGAAAATCAAATGCGGGAA
The Sporocytophaga myxococcoides DSM 11118 genome window above contains:
- a CDS encoding aldo/keto reductase, which gives rise to MKYKLFGKSGLRVSELCLGTMTFGGDWGYGADKDECQKMFDIFTKAGGNFIDTANRYTEGTSEKFVGDFIATERSTFVVATKYSLYNRMHDVNASGNHRKNLVQSLEGSLKRLKTDYVDVLYLHAWDFTTPVEEVLRALDDLVRAGKVFYIAISDTPAWIISMSNAIAELRGWSSFAGMQVEYSLLQRTPEREFLPMAKHLDIAVTAWAPIAGGALTGKYLGGGGDGNRLKADSVRLNARNQEIVSSVREIAEEAGCSCAQVALNWLRQKNQIVIPVIGARKENQMRENMACLNFKLTHDQIKRLDEASKIELGFPHDFLVNDGMRNNLYGGMRHALENHREKW